A stretch of DNA from Lawsonibacter asaccharolyticus:
GTCCTCCAAATGGTTTTTGATTCCGTTGACCAGGTAAGGGAACAAAGCGAATTGAAAGTCAGCTGCCCAGTTCAGTTTTTTCTGTTCCAGATACCACTCACAGCACAGGCCGAAATACTTGCGGTAAAACCGCTGGGTGGTCTTCATCATCGGGACACCATGATCGGCGTAATACTGCTCCGCAATGGAGATGTCCACTTTTCGCCCTTCCTGCCATCCGGCGTACTCCATCAGCTGCCTGACCTTGCTTTTGAGATTGCCGGAGATGGGGATGCGTTCTTTGATCATTCAATTCATCTCCTGTCTGCTGTGAATCAAAGTTCATGTGGATACCTAATCTTATCCAGGCCCGCCTTGATTTCTTCCCATTCGCTGCGTTTCGGGTTCAACGCAGTGACCAGTTCTTTTGTCACCGGAACCCCGTCAGCAAGCTGGCGCACAGCTTCCAAAGGCAGATCGGCCGGATAAAACCACTTCCCGTACTCCACATAGCTCAACGGATTGCCATCAATCGTGGAGAGCAGATCCTTGGATGCGTCCTCGCCGTCCATGGGATTGCAGTGCCATGTGGTGCCATCTTCCGTCCAGACGCAGAAGGTGCTTTTCATCTTTTTGACTTCACGGCTGCCCATGATCTTTTGTAAAGCAGAGGGCATTCCATCTGTCAGGTCTTCGATACGGGGAAGTTTTTCCTCCCAGTCGTAGAGTTCGGAATCAACACCGTTGATTACACAGCCTTCCGGCGCAAACATGACGATCATGCTCTGGTCACTGCCATCAGTGGCAAAGAATGCCTCTTTGCCTTTTCGCCATGCGGGGTTGTATGTATAGTGGCGGATGAAACTCCATTCCTCCTCCACCATGATGATGTCCAGAGCTGCCAGCCCTTTGCAGAAGTTTTTCAGGCGCTCCGCATTGGGAAGGCCAGATAAATCTTTTGTGGAAATCATGTGGGTATCCTCCTGTCTTTCGTCACCACAGCCGGTCGATCTTGGTATATATCTTACTGGGTTCTCTGTCCATAAAACTGGTCAATGAGTCGGTGGGTTCTGCAAGCGGCATCACATTCAAAATGTCCAGCACATAATACCAGATTCCTGTATCCCAGTCCCGAAACCGCCCATTGCAGACAGCCCGACCATAATCACCAGGAATCAAACCCAGTGCCAGCTCATTGAGGGGCTGTTTTTGCCCGGTCTTATCGCAGGTATATCGCTCCGGCATCGCCCCGATGTGCCAATCATAGCGGTAACGCACCTGGATTCCGGACTCCTGCTGAATCAGTTCAAAAGGGCGAAGCCGCATTGTGCCATTCGGCTTCCATTCCATCAGCCTGCAGCAGTCCTTGTCGATCTGAAATCCATCAGTCCTCTGTAAAATCGATACAAAGTGTGTAGGCAGGCCAAAGGAATAATAAGAGAAGAAGTCTTTAGGCAGCCGCATGGCTCTGGGATACTGGTTCCGCTGTGCGGCCGCATTTCCGCCCCGGCAGTCTTTATACCATTGCAGGCGGATCTGCTGAACCAGAAGTGTGGGCAGATATTTTTCTCTTTTTTGTTCCTCAGCTCTCATGTGTGATACAGAAAATCTCCTTGTTCAAGTCAAAGTAGACCACCATCAGCTCGTCGGTGATCTCCGGATTGAAGGACAGGTCCAGAATGAAAACTTGCTGATTCATCTCACTATCCACCAGGCTGCCGAACCGCTTGAGCTTCAAAAAGTCCGCCATCTCGGCAAAGGACAGCTTGGCCGGGTCGGTTCCCGGAAAAAGTTCCCCCGCAATATCCGGGCCTACATCGTCCCGGTGGAACTCCATAAAAAATGTCACAACGCTATGGTAGCGGCTGTCCTCGTCCGCCAGCGCCGCTTTGATGGCGGATTTGGCCTTTTCCGCCAATTTCTCCGCCTCATCCAGCATTTCTCCCACCGCATCCATGGCGGCAGGATCGCCGGTCAGTTCTTCCTCTACATCGAAGAGAAAGGGCAGTCCCGTGTCTTCGGGAAAGGCAAAGATCTCCTCGCCGGGCGTATATGCAAAATCAATGCGTTTACTGTTTATTTTCATAGTCATATCCTCTTATCACTCGGTCCATCTGGCTACATAAAAACCGTCTTTCCAACCGATTCGATCCAGCCCTTGTTCACATATTTCAAAGCAGGAGAGAGGATAGTCACGGAATCCTTCCTGATCCTTTAGCTGTTCAATCGCAGCTTTGGCCCGATGTTCCGTGGAGAATATGCCAATCATTTTTATTTCATCGTGGGAACCGAGGTCATCTTTTAATTCATGGCTGTGCCATAGCACATAAACCTTCTGCATTTTCTTTTTTCTCCTACTGTTTTACCCCTCAATGCAGGCATCCTTGACGCCCTTTTTCAGAGAGCCATAGACGGTCACCGCATGGTCGGTGAACATCTCATCGCAGTCAAACCAGGCGGTGAAGCTGCCGCCGGAGGTGACGGACAGGCTGGTCATGCTGATCCGCCGGACAAGTTCTTCCTCTGTGATGGGATCAGTTTCCGGGTTGCGGGCATTTTCATTATCCTGTGAAAGCCATTCATTAGCCAGCTCGGTCAGGTTCTTGGCCGCAAGCTCCCGCATGGCCTTGTCCCAGGTTTCACAGTCGGCCAGCAGCTTCTTGGCGGCACTGCGGGCGCGGGTCCAGGAGGGCTTGCTTTCAGCATTGACCTCCAGAGAAAGGAGCACATCCTTTCCGCACCACTGGATCTCTCCCTCGAAGGTATCATAGTCCTTGTCCAGCTTCAGCTCACCCAGCACCTGGTCCTGGATCACCACCGGCTTGTGGTACTCGTCCAGAACCGCCTGAAGCTCCGGGCAGTCCTCATGGGCCTTGACCACCTGGGAGATGCACCAGGGCCATGCCACCAGATCTTTTGCCCATTCCTCTTTCATCCGGCGGATCTTCAGGCGGCAGATCTGCTCGTTTTGAAAGCGTTCCCAGCCCTTTTCGCTGTTACGCTCCTCATCGGTGACCGGCCACTCCAGCCGCTCCTCTTTGGTGCTGACCTTGCCGGTGTCACAAAACACCACGCCCAGCGTCACAACGGTCATTTCCCAAAAGTTTCCTTTCCAGTTATATCCGCCCCCAATGCAGCGATTGATCAGAGCGACCACTTCCTGCTCCTCAGGCTCGTACATCTCATAGAATTCTTCAAACATAGATCATTCTCCTTTACAGCAGTTTCAGCACTGCGGCGGCAGGCTGGGCAAACTCCGCCGGGGCCTGCTCCAATATATCCCGGCAGGCCAGCACCGCCTGCCAGGAGTAGTAATAGAAGCTGTAAAACAGGTCATCTGGAAAGACCTCGTCCTCCTCGTAGCGCATCTCATCTTCTTCCTCGTCGTATTCCTTCGACCACAGGTATTCTTCCTTCAGCAAATCGGAGAAGCAGGGGAGGGGAGAGGCGTGTTCCATCTCGTCTCCATCGTGGAAGCACTGGAGGATGCAGGCGAAGAATTCCAGCAGTTCCCCAGCCAGGAAATGGGCCGTGGGGTTTTGGCTGCTCTCTGCAAGGGCCTTCTCCAGAATTCGACACATGAACACCATGCCAAAGGGGGTAGCGTGCCACAGAGTACTCTGGTGCTCCATGTTGGCGGTGAGCTCGTAGAGGGACTTTTTGACGGACGCCAGATCATGCATCTGCTCCAGCACCGCCAGGTGAGCGGGAAACTCCGTCCCCCGGCCATAGGCGGTGGTGAGCCGGTGCCACGGGATATCAGCGGCCTTGAGATGGGTGATGTAGGTTCTGTTTTCTTCTGTCATGTCGCTTTCCTCCTTATCCCGCTGTCTAACTGCGGTATTCCTTTTCAAGCTGGGTGTACCACCGTTTCAGCATGGTCTCCAGACTGGTTTTTCCGTTGCGGTCTGTAAAAACAAGGAACTTCTGCATCAGTCTGGGGAATAGATATTTGCCCGCTTTTGTCAGGTCCTGATTGAGATAGACCATCCGCAGAATACGGCCCTGCCGGTCCAGAGGGTTCTTTTTCAACAGCTCCTTTTCAAAGCAGAAGCGCAGAAACACCACATTCTCGTCGTAGAAGTCCTCCACCACAGCCGCACCAATGCTGGTGTGTGTGATGTCGTACACCAAACGGCTCCAGTCAAATTTTTCGGAATAGAGCAGTTTCAGCGCCTTCGCCCAGTGTTCCTCCGGAATCACCAGCATCCTGTGCTGGGCGGTACTGGAGTAGCCGCGGTAGACGGGTTCCGGGTGTCCCAGCAGTTCGCTCACACTGTCGGCATAGACGAAGCACAGTTCCTCATCGAACAGGCCGCCGATAAAATTGCCGTTGCAGTACAGCATGAAGTTTTTGGACTTGGCCGGGGAATAAGAGAGGTTGTATTCCTGGGAGTCCAGGCTTTTATGTACTTTGTTCAGAAAGTCTATGGATGTCATGGCCTTGCTCCTTATTCCTCAAACTCGCCCTCGATCATCCCGTTCAGATACCTGCCGGGGTCTGCGATGAAGTCATCCCATTTGGCCAGAGGGTGGAATTCCTCATGCTCGATGTCCAGATACCACAGCTTTTTGTCTCTGGGGCTCCACAGCAGCAGGTAGTCGCTGTAATTGTCCATAGCAGCCATCAGGGAGAGCAGCTTCTTCCGTTTCCAGGTCATCTCCTGCACATCCATAAAGGAGTAGAGCTCCGCCCACTTCACCCATTTTTGCTCCGAGAACTCCAGCCGCAGGGGGCCGGTCTTCAGATATTCCACCAGCTTGGCGGGCAGCTTATAGGGCATGAGCTGCCGGAGCTTTTCCTGCTCGTTGTGCCATTCCTCCGGCTCCAGCGCCTTCAGGTAGTCAGCCAGCTCTTGATTTTTGTTCTGCACCGCCACGGTGTAAGGCCGGTCGCCGTATTTGTCAGCAATGGTGATGTCGGCCCCCTGTTCCACAAGCCAGCGCACCATGGGGAGATTCTTATGCCGAGCCGCTTCGGTGACAGCGGTGGAGGCGTTCGGAAACACCATGTCCGGCTTGTGGTAGTTGATGTCCGCCCCTTTTTCCAGAAGCAGCCAGGCAAGTTTGGTATTGCCTTCGGACACAGCGGCCCGGAATGCCTCGCCGCCAAACTTGGCCACCGTGATCCCGGCTTGCTCCAGCACCGGGATATTCTCTGCTCGCTGACCCCAGCGCACTTCCTGGAAGGCCCGCTCTTTCTGCTTCGAGCTGAGTTTTGCGGCCTGTCCAGCAAAGAGCACCACCACCTCCGGCCCACAACAGCGTGCGGCGGTGAGCAGCAGGGGCTGTTCCTCTGCCAGACCGGGATCAGCTCCATGCTCCAGCAGGAAGTGGATCATGGACACATCGTTTTGAAAAACTGCGATCTCCAGCGGCATCAGCTTGATGTATTCGCTGAGCTGGATGGGAGTACCCAGATCCAGCCCGCCTTGAAGCATTGCATCCAGCTTGGGAATATCGTGTTCATAAATAGCGGCGGCCGTTTCCGGGAGAGTTTCCCAGCGGCCAAGATATGCAATTTGGTACATGAGGCACCTACCTTCGTTGTTGTTTCACTCGATATGGTATCGTCCGGCCCAGCACCCGGCCCTTGCCAACGGCCTTGGCTCCCTCATAGATCAAAAATTCCGCATTGTTTTCCAGCGGGGCGTAGTCCACAGTATCCGGATAGAGAGGCTGGGCATTTCCCAAAGCCGGTTCATCAAATGCACACTCGTCTCCGTCCAGAAAGCATACTCCCAGATATTCCGTGGTCCTTGTGACAACAAAATGGGGGCAATACCTTCCGCTGACCAGGCTGGGGGGAGTCTTTCGCTTGCCGCTCCAGAAGATGACCTCTACATGGAGCACAGCCCGATTTTCATCTGTCCCGATCATGCCAGTCGCTCCATTCCTGCTTAATCGCCAAACCGCTCCGCAGCATCCTGGTAAACGGTGATGCTCTTAGCCACTTTCTTTTTCTGGCTACGGATGCGGAAGTAGTCCCGCAAAACGAGCTTCAGTTCCGGGTTTTCCACCTTGCGGGGCAGCAGACTGATGAACATTTCGTCATAGCTCCCATATAGCGAACCGCCCCGATTGTAGGTCTGCCATGTCACCGTAGGCTTGCGGCCCTCCGGGTCCTTGGCCAGATCAAAGAACCACCGCACATCCAGATCCACATAGCGTTCAATCATAAACCTTGTATCATAGGTTCCATAGCTATAATAACCCCAGAAAATCAGAGCGATCATTCCATCCGGACCCAGGCGTTCATAGGTCCAGCCTTCTGGATAACAGCGGTAATGGAGCATTCCCAGCGCATGGAACAAATAGCCTTTTTGCGGCGTATCCAGAAGGGGCGAATAGGTCTCATACACCTGCTCCTTGGGCTGGGTGATGATCGCATTCATAAAGACCGGCATCAGCCAACTGCCGCCGTAGCGTTCATTCAGCTCATCAGCCAATGCTTGCAGTCGCTCATCCGGGTTGCTGATCAGGGAGGCGGTCAGCACCACAGCGGGAATTTTCTCTTTTTCCTTGGGTGTGGCATCCCAAATGCGAAGCCCGTCCGTAATCCACCAGGAGGTACAATCATCACGAGAATAAACAGGCGTGCGTTTCAGTTGGGCGATCCGCTGGGTGTTTTCCGCCAGGAAGCGGTAGACCTCCAGCATTTTAGGCGAGGCTTTCCCCAACATCAAATGGAAACAGAAGTTCAGTTGCTCTATATCCAGTGGCTTTGTGTCCCCCTCGTCCAGCAACTGAGAGAGAGTCTTCAGAATAACTGGGGCGATCTGCTCCGATACACAGTCGGAACAGGTATCCGACATGATATTGCTGCCCATCCATTTACCTTTGACCAGCTTGGCCCACAGTGGGGCAGCAGGGGCATACTCCAGCTGCGCCAAAACCTTTTGAGCAGCCGTTTTGCACTTGCCCTTTTCTGTATTCACAAGCTGGAACAGCAGTTCGCCGTTTGCTTCATCCTTGCCCAACTCCAAAATGGCCTGTTCTCGCTTGACCCCCTTGGGGGGCAGTTGTTCCAAAGTCATCATTCATTTTCTCCTATCCCACAATGGTGGTCTCCTTGACGACCAGATTGTCATAATCCATGGCGATCAGTTTTTCGGCGGCCTGTGGGGTACACATAAACCAGGTGCTCACGCCCCAGGCGTCCATCCTTGTGACGGTGAAAAAGTCGGTTTGGGCAGAAGTAGGTTCTCTTGCGTCAATATAGTAGTCGGAGTAGAGATACACCAGATCCACCTCCCGGTCCGGCAGCCACTTGGCCTGGCGCGCACGGGGCTTGCCGTTTTTCAGCGTTTTCTCCCTGGGGTTCTCAAACCACGCCAGTTCCTTGAATTTCAGTCCGGTGAAGGTATCCATCAGCCGCTGGGCGATCTCCCGGTGGGTAAATACCCCACAGTCCCAGGAGCCCATCAGCCATGTCTTTATAAAGTCGCCCACCTTACTGCCAGGGGCAGGAGGTCCGTAGACGCTCTCGTCCGCCCACATGACTTCCATCTTTTCGCACTGATCCGGTCGGGGGCAGGATTGCTTGTTGCCATAGCGGTACATGATATTCACATAGCCATAGTCTTCGCCGGTTCGGTCATGGCCGACGGCGTCTATTTTATAAGCGGTTATGGACATTACAGCTTCTCCTCGTCCATGAGCTGCTCCTGCATCTCTTTGGGCAGATCATTCCACAAAATATCATATGTAAACTCCCGGATCTCCGGGTAACATTCCTGTGCGGTCTGCTCCGCAATATCTCCATCCAGATAGTGCATCTCCTGGTGGAAAAACCAGTTGAGCTTTTCCATCAGCCGGTAGAGGCGGATCTGTTCTTCTTGGGTCATGGGGCACCTCCTCGAATCATCAAAGGATGGAATGGCTGTACCTATGCCAGCTCTGCGTCCAAAATCTGGACTCGTTTCTCTTCCGC
This window harbors:
- a CDS encoding ankyrin repeat, yielding MYQIAYLGRWETLPETAAAIYEHDIPKLDAMLQGGLDLGTPIQLSEYIKLMPLEIAVFQNDVSMIHFLLEHGADPGLAEEQPLLLTAARCCGPEVVVLFAGQAAKLSSKQKERAFQEVRWGQRAENIPVLEQAGITVAKFGGEAFRAAVSEGNTKLAWLLLEKGADINYHKPDMVFPNASTAVTEAARHKNLPMVRWLVEQGADITIADKYGDRPYTVAVQNKNQELADYLKALEPEEWHNEQEKLRQLMPYKLPAKLVEYLKTGPLRLEFSEQKWVKWAELYSFMDVQEMTWKRKKLLSLMAAMDNYSDYLLLWSPRDKKLWYLDIEHEEFHPLAKWDDFIADPGRYLNGMIEGEFEE